A genome region from Deinococcus aerolatus includes the following:
- a CDS encoding heme exporter protein CcmB, translating into MSTIFHLAAKDLRVAGRTRDTLLATAFFAGLVLLVLGLALGGNVGRTLSQTAGVASGAVWTALALAAAVGAQRAFAQEQEAGALEQLTLYPGPHGALYLGKLLGVLGPLLLVAAFTLPAGLLLFGAAGADCAPGRECVPTPWSLLALVTGLGVLGFAAGTTFYGSITVSLRAREALLPALAFPILVPVVIATVRATSGLLEGLPLAEVWPWIIFLTAFDVGTIILATLLFPYAVEG; encoded by the coding sequence ATGAGCACCATCTTCCACCTTGCCGCCAAGGACCTGCGCGTCGCCGGCCGCACGCGGGACACGCTGCTGGCCACCGCCTTTTTCGCCGGGCTGGTGCTGCTGGTGCTGGGGCTGGCGCTGGGCGGCAACGTGGGGCGCACGCTGTCGCAGACGGCGGGGGTGGCCTCGGGGGCGGTGTGGACCGCCCTGGCCCTGGCCGCCGCCGTGGGCGCGCAGCGCGCCTTCGCGCAGGAGCAGGAGGCCGGGGCACTGGAACAGCTCACGCTGTATCCGGGACCGCATGGGGCGCTGTACCTGGGCAAACTGCTGGGCGTGCTGGGGCCACTGCTGCTGGTGGCGGCCTTCACACTTCCGGCCGGGCTGCTGCTGTTTGGCGCGGCGGGCGCGGACTGTGCGCCGGGCCGCGAATGCGTGCCGACGCCCTGGTCGCTGCTGGCCCTGGTCACGGGACTGGGGGTGCTGGGTTTCGCGGCAGGCACCACCTTCTACGGCTCCATCACCGTCAGCCTGCGCGCCCGCGAGGCGCTGCTGCCCGCGCTGGCCTTCCCGATTCTGGTGCCGGTGGTGATCGCCACCGTGCGGGCCACCTCGGGCCTGCTCGAAGGCCTGCCGCTGGCGGAGGTGTGGCCGTGGATCATCTTCCTGACTGCCTTTGACGTGGGCACGATCATCCTGGCGACGTTGCTGTTTCCGTACGCCGTCGAAGGCTGA
- a CDS encoding SDR family NAD(P)-dependent oxidoreductase, giving the protein MTDPSPSQDRGAGTPYREVLAGQVIAVTGADAGYGKMISTALARLGASVVLIGNNSETLSAQASALEHSGGHSIPIKADVSVPLDWLSAQSRILEIFGALHGIVHLADKRTHASFTMLSENEWMELFNSNVKSSVAIAQILGRRLPGTWLTIIGPHGDEPGLQAHPQRGAIRGLVEAAAREDLRLNMLLPSRASCGDEALDRPLADAVLALATPRLSHLRGNVMDVPLPPAPKVRLPEVTSVLNAL; this is encoded by the coding sequence ATGACGGACCCCTCCCCCTCTCAGGACCGCGGCGCCGGGACCCCCTACCGCGAGGTGCTGGCCGGGCAGGTGATTGCCGTGACCGGGGCCGACGCGGGCTACGGCAAGATGATCAGCACTGCCCTGGCGCGGCTCGGGGCCAGCGTGGTATTGATCGGCAACAACAGCGAGACGCTCTCGGCGCAGGCCAGCGCCCTGGAGCATTCCGGCGGACACTCCATTCCCATCAAGGCCGACGTGAGCGTGCCGCTGGACTGGCTGAGCGCCCAGAGCCGCATCCTGGAAATCTTCGGGGCGCTGCACGGCATCGTTCATCTGGCCGACAAGCGCACGCACGCCAGTTTCACCATGCTCAGCGAGAACGAGTGGATGGAGCTGTTCAACAGCAACGTCAAGAGCAGCGTGGCCATCGCGCAGATTCTGGGCCGCCGCCTGCCCGGCACCTGGCTGACCATCATCGGTCCCCACGGCGACGAGCCGGGCTTGCAGGCCCACCCGCAGCGCGGCGCGATTCGCGGCCTGGTGGAGGCGGCGGCGCGTGAGGACCTGCGCCTGAACATGCTGTTGCCCTCGCGCGCCAGTTGCGGCGACGAGGCGCTGGACCGCCCGCTGGCCGACGCCGTGCTGGCCCTGGCCACGCCCAGATTGAGCCACCTGCGCGGCAACGTGATGGACGTGCCGCTGCCGCCCGCCCCCAAGGTCCGCCTGCCTGAAGTCACCAGCGTGCTGAACGCGCTGTGA
- the nrdR gene encoding transcriptional regulator NrdR has protein sequence MKCPYCSAPDSKVVNSRPSDDGASIRRRRECLNCARRFTTYERAQLEPLMVVKRSGPREAFNPDKLLRGLALATEKRPVEPEALRAFAYGFEDEVGAAEIASEEIGKRAMTFLRPLDDVAYIRFASVYRDFDSLERFIEEIRGLKDRDEQ, from the coding sequence ATGAAATGCCCCTACTGCTCGGCCCCCGATTCCAAGGTGGTCAATTCGCGCCCCAGCGACGACGGGGCCAGCATCCGCCGCCGCCGCGAGTGCCTGAACTGCGCCCGGCGGTTTACCACCTACGAACGCGCCCAGCTTGAACCGCTGATGGTGGTCAAGCGCAGCGGCCCGCGCGAGGCCTTCAATCCCGACAAGCTGCTGCGCGGCCTGGCGCTGGCCACCGAGAAACGCCCGGTCGAGCCCGAGGCCCTGCGCGCCTTCGCCTACGGCTTCGAGGACGAGGTGGGGGCCGCCGAGATCGCCAGCGAGGAGATCGGCAAGCGGGCCATGACCTTCCTGCGCCCGCTGGACGATGTGGCCTACATCCGCTTTGCCAGCGTCTACCGCGACTTCGACAGCCTGGAACGCTTTATCGAGGAGATCCGGGGACTCAAGGACCGGGACGAGCAATAA